A genomic region of uncultured Paludibaculum sp. contains the following coding sequences:
- a CDS encoding sulfatase, with the protein MNRREFLSTSAAQALAPKRRPNVLYLHSHDTGRYVQPYGHPVPTPNLQKFAEQGVIFRRAFSGAPTCSPSRAALLTGQTAHGSGMLGLAHRGFSLSQPERHLANFLKSQGYDTTLCNVQHETKAGNVPSLGYQRILKTQSNRGPHTAAAAVEYLNTKPKEPFFLSCGFFETHREFPVSGPKEDPRYTLPPAALPDNAAVRQDMANFKAAARVLDDSMGSILEALARNGLEENTLVVLTTDHGIAFPAMKCNLTDHGMGVMLMLRGPGGFLGGKTCDAMVSHLDVYPTLCDVLELPKPAWLEGYSMTPLMKGSATAIRDQVFAEVSYHAAYEPKRCVRTERYKYIRNFGDRTSPVLPNCDDGLSKSAWLEYDWKHRAVPREELYDLVFDPNEANNLATRRDSPPDLADMRTRLDRWMKETDDPLLRGPVQAPHGAQVNDPAGLSPKEPVTVLP; encoded by the coding sequence ATGAACCGCCGGGAATTCCTGTCCACCAGCGCGGCGCAAGCCCTGGCGCCCAAGCGGCGTCCCAACGTCCTCTACCTGCACTCGCATGATACGGGCCGCTACGTGCAGCCCTACGGCCATCCCGTGCCGACGCCCAATCTGCAGAAGTTCGCCGAGCAGGGTGTCATCTTCCGGCGTGCCTTCAGCGGCGCCCCCACGTGCAGTCCCAGCCGGGCCGCGCTGCTCACCGGCCAGACGGCGCATGGCAGCGGCATGTTGGGACTGGCCCATCGCGGCTTCAGCCTCAGCCAGCCGGAACGCCACCTGGCGAACTTCCTGAAGTCACAGGGCTACGACACAACGCTCTGCAACGTCCAACATGAAACCAAGGCGGGCAACGTGCCGTCGCTCGGTTACCAGCGGATTCTGAAGACCCAGAGCAATCGCGGCCCGCACACCGCCGCGGCGGCCGTCGAATATCTGAACACCAAGCCCAAGGAGCCGTTCTTCCTCTCCTGTGGCTTCTTCGAGACACACCGCGAGTTCCCTGTTTCGGGCCCGAAGGAGGACCCCCGCTACACGCTGCCGCCGGCCGCCCTGCCCGACAACGCGGCTGTGCGACAGGACATGGCGAACTTCAAGGCGGCCGCCCGGGTGCTGGACGACTCGATGGGTTCGATCCTGGAGGCGCTGGCACGCAACGGTCTGGAAGAGAACACGCTGGTGGTGCTCACGACGGACCACGGCATCGCGTTTCCGGCCATGAAGTGCAATCTGACAGACCACGGCATGGGCGTGATGCTAATGCTGCGCGGACCGGGCGGATTCCTGGGCGGCAAGACCTGCGATGCGATGGTCTCGCATCTGGACGTCTATCCCACGCTCTGTGACGTTCTCGAACTGCCCAAGCCCGCCTGGCTCGAGGGCTACTCGATGACGCCGCTGATGAAAGGCTCGGCCACGGCCATTCGCGACCAGGTCTTCGCGGAAGTCTCCTATCACGCTGCATACGAACCCAAGCGCTGCGTGCGTACGGAGCGCTACAAGTACATCCGTAACTTCGGCGACCGTACGTCGCCCGTGCTGCCGAACTGTGATGACGGGCTCAGCAAGTCGGCCTGGCTGGAGTACGACTGGAAGCATCGTGCCGTGCCGCGCGAGGAGCTCTACGACCTGGTGTTCGATCCCAACGAAGCCAATAACCTCGCCACGCGCCGAGACTCGCCGCCCGATCTCGCGGACATGCGCACCCGGCTGGACCGTTGGATGAAGGAGACCGACGACCCGCTGCTGCGCGGCCCGGTGCAGGCTCCGCACGGGGCACAGGTGAACGATCCCGCGGGCTTGTCACCCAAGGAACCCGTCACCGTGCTGCCCTGA
- a CDS encoding efflux RND transporter permease subunit, with protein sequence MNPVKASLHYPQVTLLLTAAVFLSGIYALVTMPRREDPKITIRTGLVIALYPGATAEQVEKQVTRKLEDRLFRYEEVRKGKTWSTSRQGVSIINVELEDHVRQPDVFWSKLRHAMIELKLTQLPEGVQGPIVRDDYGDTVALLLALHGGGYDYQQLKDYAGHIEDEFRTTRAVAKLARVGEQKDEIRITSSTERVSQYTLSPLKVIQALRGRNVIQSGGDIKTLNSEVPLKTTGLFETEDEIRRLMIDMSPTGQPVYLGDLANVNRVEGDPRTLCRFNGERALLISVEMLEGNNIVDFGHELRTKLERVQSSLPPDLKVDIVADQPLVVEERISHFIREFGIAIGSVILVTILLLPFRVALIASLAIPVTVAATFGVMDMIGVELHQVSIAALIVVLGMVVDDAIVIADNYVELLDRGVARAEAAARCATELVVPVLTATATIIAAFLPMLLISGAVGEFIRALPIAVAVALTCSFVVAMLLTPWLCQFFIKQGLHDPQAERRKGFNLLDLMQRLYNRGIVLGMRHKALTLAGGAAAFVLSLVLLATAVPERFFPTAERAQFVIHVWLPEGARLAATDEAVRHIEGRLKQEPQVADYSTFVGESAPRFYYNVSPEFTASNYAQLLVNTKTADETPALVFRLRKELARVAPEARILVRELEQGTSMQAPVEVRIVSSDDGPEDLQQLKSISLKAQAILRQSPGAEYVYDDFHEDSYDLGVQVDEEVANRLGLSNASISMQLAGAFSGMPVTTFWEGDRDVPVVLRLDESYRRSFEDVSDMYVVSSITGARVPLRSVATLRPEWRANRILHRNGVRTLTAMAIAAEHHLPSEIQKQAQPKLAALALPAGYRIDYGGEIEGQRETFGEMKLVMALSIAAIFLILLFQFRSPVQTLVIMMSIPLAMPGAVLGLLLTGNPFSFTAFMGVISLSGVVVRNAIILVEYINERRKAGVELEAAALEAGERRLRPIFLTTAAAAVGVTPMILSGSSLWSPLASVIAIGLICSMFFTLGVVPVLYVVCERRTSGRAPVAALLALCLLGAGSVKAETRKITLEEAVSLARSQNAIVKLAELKVKENRKKRDQVRANYFPVVTNESNVIYTSGLQNLAIPAGFLGSIPGVGALPSSDLQLFQGDNTLGLMMTTIGQPLTQIVKIRAGTHVADQDIRIAEQKRRQAENEIALKTQEAYFGILILEHRIAAARARVAAAEEGRKEARDAVDTGAALEVKALESEALLLQQKNAVLNAETQAADLRTELNDLLGLALDTELQLAPPEAPVVELSPLAALTTQAESGNPELREAQETVVKARHAVAAARAEFIPDISFVTMHTFQSGVPFLPSNNAAVGARMSWNLFDGGKRAAVVGERQTLLQQAEVNATRLRNRVAIDVEKARRKVERLQDMVRVAEKAVAVRREARRIGGDQVELGLATALAATQADAALAEAESQLMEARLGLRLAVAELERTIGR encoded by the coding sequence ATGAATCCCGTCAAAGCCTCGCTGCACTATCCGCAGGTGACGCTGCTGCTGACGGCTGCCGTGTTTCTGAGTGGGATCTACGCGCTGGTCACCATGCCGCGCCGCGAGGACCCCAAGATCACGATCCGCACCGGTCTGGTCATCGCCTTGTACCCTGGCGCCACGGCCGAGCAAGTGGAGAAGCAGGTGACCCGCAAGCTCGAAGACCGGCTGTTCCGGTATGAAGAGGTGCGCAAGGGGAAAACCTGGTCCACCAGCCGTCAGGGCGTCAGCATCATCAACGTCGAACTCGAAGATCACGTGCGCCAGCCGGACGTTTTCTGGTCGAAGCTGCGCCACGCCATGATCGAGCTGAAGCTGACGCAACTGCCGGAAGGCGTGCAGGGACCGATCGTGCGGGACGATTACGGTGACACCGTCGCCCTGCTGCTGGCGCTGCATGGCGGCGGGTACGACTACCAGCAGTTGAAAGACTATGCCGGGCACATTGAAGACGAATTCCGCACGACGCGGGCGGTGGCCAAACTGGCGCGTGTCGGCGAGCAGAAGGATGAGATCCGCATCACGTCGTCGACCGAACGCGTCTCCCAATACACGCTGTCCCCACTGAAGGTGATCCAGGCGCTGCGTGGGCGCAACGTCATCCAGTCGGGTGGCGACATCAAGACGCTCAACAGCGAGGTGCCCCTGAAGACCACAGGGCTTTTCGAGACCGAGGACGAGATCCGCCGCCTGATGATCGACATGTCGCCCACCGGTCAACCGGTCTACCTGGGCGACCTGGCCAACGTAAACCGCGTGGAAGGCGATCCGCGTACACTGTGCCGCTTCAATGGGGAACGCGCGCTGCTGATTTCCGTCGAGATGCTGGAGGGCAACAATATCGTCGATTTCGGCCACGAACTCCGCACCAAACTCGAACGCGTCCAGTCCAGCCTGCCGCCGGATCTGAAGGTGGACATCGTGGCCGATCAGCCGCTCGTCGTCGAAGAGCGAATCAGCCACTTCATCCGGGAGTTCGGCATCGCCATAGGGTCTGTCATCCTGGTCACCATCCTGCTGCTGCCGTTCCGTGTGGCGCTCATCGCGTCTCTGGCGATTCCGGTGACCGTGGCGGCCACGTTTGGCGTCATGGACATGATCGGCGTGGAACTGCACCAGGTCTCGATCGCCGCCTTGATCGTGGTGCTGGGCATGGTGGTGGACGACGCCATCGTGATCGCGGACAACTACGTGGAACTGCTGGACCGGGGCGTCGCCCGGGCCGAGGCGGCGGCCCGCTGCGCCACGGAACTGGTGGTGCCGGTGCTCACGGCCACGGCGACCATCATTGCGGCGTTTCTGCCCATGCTGCTGATCAGCGGCGCGGTGGGTGAGTTTATCCGCGCCCTGCCCATTGCGGTGGCGGTCGCGTTGACGTGCTCGTTTGTGGTGGCCATGCTGCTGACGCCGTGGCTGTGCCAGTTTTTCATCAAACAGGGATTGCACGATCCGCAGGCGGAACGTCGAAAGGGCTTCAATCTGCTGGATCTCATGCAGCGGCTCTACAACCGCGGCATCGTCCTGGGGATGCGGCATAAGGCGTTGACGCTGGCCGGCGGCGCGGCGGCTTTCGTGCTGTCGCTGGTGTTGCTGGCCACGGCCGTGCCTGAGCGGTTCTTCCCAACGGCGGAGCGGGCCCAGTTTGTCATCCACGTGTGGCTGCCCGAAGGCGCCCGCCTGGCGGCCACGGACGAGGCCGTGCGGCACATCGAAGGGCGTCTGAAGCAGGAGCCGCAAGTGGCCGACTACTCCACGTTTGTGGGCGAGTCCGCACCGCGCTTCTACTACAACGTCTCGCCGGAATTCACGGCCTCCAACTATGCCCAGTTACTTGTGAATACGAAGACCGCCGACGAGACGCCGGCCCTCGTGTTCCGCCTCAGAAAGGAGCTGGCGCGGGTTGCTCCCGAGGCGCGTATCCTCGTGCGGGAACTGGAGCAGGGTACCTCCATGCAGGCCCCCGTGGAGGTCCGCATCGTCAGTTCCGACGACGGCCCCGAAGATCTGCAGCAGCTGAAGTCGATCTCGCTGAAGGCTCAGGCCATCCTGCGGCAATCGCCAGGCGCTGAGTATGTCTACGACGACTTTCACGAGGACTCCTACGACCTGGGCGTGCAGGTGGATGAGGAAGTGGCAAACCGTCTGGGGCTGAGCAACGCCAGCATCTCCATGCAACTCGCCGGCGCCTTCAGCGGCATGCCGGTGACCACGTTCTGGGAAGGCGACCGCGACGTGCCCGTGGTGCTGCGTCTCGACGAATCCTACCGGCGCTCGTTCGAGGACGTCTCCGACATGTACGTGGTCAGTTCGATCACAGGGGCGCGGGTTCCGCTACGTAGCGTGGCCACGCTGCGGCCTGAATGGCGCGCCAACCGCATTCTGCACCGCAATGGCGTGCGGACCCTCACCGCCATGGCGATTGCCGCGGAGCACCACTTGCCCTCGGAGATCCAGAAGCAGGCCCAGCCCAAGCTGGCGGCGTTGGCGCTGCCGGCCGGATACCGCATCGACTATGGCGGCGAAATCGAAGGCCAGCGCGAGACGTTCGGCGAAATGAAACTGGTGATGGCGCTGAGCATAGCCGCCATCTTCCTGATCCTGCTGTTTCAGTTCCGTTCACCGGTGCAAACCCTGGTCATCATGATGTCGATTCCGCTGGCCATGCCCGGAGCGGTGCTGGGCCTGTTGCTGACAGGCAATCCCTTCAGCTTCACCGCGTTCATGGGCGTCATCAGCCTGTCGGGTGTGGTGGTGCGCAATGCCATCATCCTGGTGGAGTACATCAACGAGCGCCGCAAGGCGGGCGTCGAGCTGGAGGCTGCCGCCCTGGAAGCTGGCGAACGCCGCCTGCGGCCCATCTTTCTCACCACCGCGGCGGCGGCTGTTGGCGTGACACCCATGATCCTGTCGGGCTCCAGTCTCTGGTCTCCTCTGGCTAGTGTGATCGCCATCGGCCTTATCTGCTCGATGTTCTTCACGCTCGGGGTGGTTCCGGTGCTCTATGTGGTCTGCGAGCGCCGGACGTCGGGCCGCGCCCCGGTCGCCGCTCTGCTCGCCCTGTGTCTGCTGGGAGCGGGTTCGGTCAAAGCCGAGACGCGCAAGATCACCCTGGAAGAGGCTGTTTCGCTGGCGCGCAGCCAGAATGCCATCGTCAAACTGGCCGAACTGAAGGTGAAGGAGAACCGGAAGAAGCGCGACCAGGTACGCGCTAACTACTTTCCGGTGGTCACGAACGAATCCAACGTGATCTACACCAGCGGACTGCAGAATCTGGCCATTCCCGCCGGGTTCCTGGGTTCGATCCCGGGTGTGGGCGCGCTGCCTTCCTCCGATCTGCAACTGTTCCAGGGCGACAACACGCTGGGCCTGATGATGACAACCATTGGCCAGCCGCTCACGCAGATCGTCAAGATCCGAGCCGGTACCCATGTGGCCGACCAGGACATCCGCATCGCCGAGCAGAAACGGAGGCAGGCCGAGAACGAGATTGCGCTCAAGACGCAGGAGGCCTACTTCGGAATCCTGATTCTGGAGCATCGCATTGCAGCCGCCCGTGCCCGCGTCGCCGCGGCGGAAGAGGGCCGGAAGGAGGCGCGCGACGCGGTGGATACCGGAGCCGCCCTGGAGGTCAAGGCTCTGGAAAGCGAAGCCTTGCTGCTGCAGCAAAAGAACGCGGTGCTGAACGCCGAGACGCAGGCGGCCGACCTGCGCACCGAGCTGAACGACCTGCTGGGTCTGGCCCTGGACACTGAGTTGCAACTCGCTCCACCCGAGGCTCCGGTCGTTGAACTCTCTCCTCTGGCTGCCCTGACCACGCAGGCCGAGAGCGGCAATCCCGAGCTGCGCGAGGCGCAGGAGACCGTTGTGAAGGCCCGCCACGCGGTGGCGGCGGCGCGGGCCGAGTTCATTCCCGATATCAGCTTCGTCACCATGCACACCTTTCAGAGCGGCGTGCCGTTTCTGCCATCAAACAATGCGGCCGTGGGCGCGAGGATGAGCTGGAATCTCTTCGACGGCGGCAAACGCGCCGCGGTGGTCGGAGAGCGGCAAACGCTTTTGCAGCAGGCGGAGGTCAATGCCACGAGGCTGCGCAACCGGGTTGCCATCGATGTGGAGAAGGCGCGCCGTAAGGTGGAACGGCTTCAGGACATGGTCCGTGTCGCCGAGAAGGCGGTCGCCGTTCGACGTGAGGCCAGGCGCATCGGCGGGGATCAGGTGGAGTTGGGTCTGGCCACCGCGTTGGCGGCGACGCAAGCCGACGCCGCCTTGGCGGAAGCCGAGTCGCAGTTGATGGAGGCGCGTCTGGGTTTGCGGTTGGCCGTGGCTGAGTTGGAGCGAACCATCGGACGTTGA
- a CDS encoding efflux RND transporter periplasmic adaptor subunit, translating to MFHRSALAVCLVTAAFLSSGCGSKTPVTARETPVPIRVRKPATLDRPAAIRAGGTVDARESAEVGFQVAGRVTRVFVEEGQSVRRGQVLAELDGRDYQFGVDIAAGESDAAAAMAAKAVTGTRKQELEQARAAFEQADDEYKRMKALYDRHSLAPNDFKKIEAKWRVAQQQLNEASEGARVEDRSAAEGKARQAAANVKLNAKRLADTRLLAPLNGVVARRLTDPGEMVAAGMPVFAVMDLNPVRVHVGVPEAEITKVQAGRPAVVRIPSMGGQDFAGKVELVGYAAEPQSRTFAVRILVPNPKLVLRAGMIAEAEIESDTRVKVITIPGEAVVRDPQGATLVYVYYPEKQRVFARRVQVGRAYNAEIEIASGLTASDLIVVAGQQNVREGGLVQLAGAAQ from the coding sequence ATGTTTCACAGGTCTGCGTTGGCCGTCTGTCTGGTTACGGCCGCCTTCCTTTCCAGTGGTTGTGGATCAAAGACGCCGGTTACGGCGCGGGAGACGCCAGTTCCCATCAGGGTGCGCAAGCCGGCCACTCTTGACCGTCCGGCCGCGATCCGGGCTGGAGGGACGGTGGATGCTCGCGAGTCCGCCGAAGTCGGTTTCCAGGTGGCGGGTCGCGTGACTCGCGTGTTCGTCGAAGAAGGACAATCCGTGCGGCGTGGTCAGGTTTTGGCGGAACTGGACGGCCGCGATTACCAGTTCGGTGTCGACATCGCCGCCGGTGAGTCGGACGCCGCCGCCGCGATGGCCGCCAAGGCGGTGACCGGGACCCGCAAGCAGGAGTTGGAGCAGGCGCGGGCCGCCTTTGAGCAGGCCGACGACGAGTACAAGCGCATGAAGGCGCTCTACGATCGTCACAGCCTGGCCCCGAACGATTTCAAGAAGATCGAGGCGAAGTGGCGCGTCGCGCAGCAGCAGTTGAACGAGGCGAGCGAGGGCGCCCGCGTGGAAGACCGTTCCGCCGCCGAGGGCAAGGCTCGGCAGGCGGCGGCGAACGTGAAGTTGAACGCGAAGCGGTTGGCCGACACGCGGCTGCTCGCTCCGCTGAACGGCGTCGTGGCGCGCCGGTTGACTGATCCGGGCGAGATGGTGGCGGCCGGGATGCCGGTGTTCGCCGTGATGGACCTGAATCCGGTGCGCGTCCATGTGGGCGTGCCGGAGGCCGAGATTACCAAGGTGCAGGCGGGCCGCCCGGCGGTCGTAAGGATCCCGTCGATGGGCGGCCAGGACTTCGCGGGCAAGGTGGAGCTGGTGGGCTACGCGGCCGAGCCGCAGTCGCGTACCTTTGCCGTGCGCATTCTGGTTCCGAACCCCAAACTCGTCCTGCGCGCGGGCATGATTGCCGAAGCCGAGATCGAAAGCGACACGCGGGTGAAGGTCATCACGATCCCGGGGGAAGCCGTGGTGCGGGATCCGCAGGGCGCCACGCTGGTCTATGTCTACTACCCGGAGAAACAGCGCGTGTTTGCCCGCCGCGTGCAGGTGGGCCGCGCCTACAACGCCGAGATTGAGATCGCCAGCGGATTGACGGCGTCGGACCTCATCGTCGTGGCGGGCCAGCAGAACGTGCGCGAGGGTGGCCTCGTTCAACTCGCGGGGGCGGCGCAATGA
- the queF gene encoding preQ(1) synthase, producing MADKKKKSMKTAAAERLYTDEHAASGLDVALPAIECWPNQYSSNDYWVEVTTPEFASVCPRTGLPDQGTITVRYIPDKLCLELKSLKMYWLAYRNLGIFQENAVNRILADCVKACAPREMVVSGEFTPRGGVYSTITANYTPRRK from the coding sequence ATGGCTGACAAAAAGAAGAAATCGATGAAGACGGCCGCGGCCGAGCGGCTCTATACCGACGAGCACGCAGCCAGCGGGTTGGATGTGGCGCTGCCGGCCATTGAATGCTGGCCCAACCAATACTCCTCCAACGACTACTGGGTCGAAGTGACGACGCCCGAGTTCGCCAGCGTGTGCCCGCGCACCGGACTGCCCGATCAGGGTACCATCACGGTCCGCTACATCCCGGACAAGCTCTGTCTGGAGCTGAAGTCCCTGAAGATGTATTGGCTGGCCTACCGCAACCTGGGTATCTTCCAGGAAAACGCCGTAAACCGCATTCTGGCGGACTGCGTCAAGGCCTGTGCGCCTCGGGAAATGGTAGTTTCCGGGGAGTTTACACCGCGCGGTGGGGTGTACTCCACCATCACTGCCAACTACACGCCCCGCCGAAAATAG
- a CDS encoding TIGR00300 family protein, with protein MTKKHVKPSLQEVVEAEGHLIDSHIMEQIFDTVVEYHGRFEVEHFHIGRTNADPSRLRLRVEAPTPVDLDKMLGQLIGLGCTPADGSDAVFQTVEGDRCAPEDFYSTTNHRTLVRRDGEWQVVENQRMDALIVWAEGKPWARRLRDIKAGDEVVVGMRGIRVIPESKERDRLAFAFMSNGISSERQVDTAVRQTAAMMRAAKEAGQKIVIVAGPVVVHTGGAKSIAGLIRKGYVSAVLAGNALGVHDAEAAMIGTSLGVRLSDGRQEEHGHRNHMRAINAIYHAGSIAGAVQSGKLKKGILFECVSRNVPFVLAGSLRDDGPLPDTITDMNAAQDAYAVHLRGAGLVLCLGSMLHSIAVGNMLPSWVKTVCVDINPAVATKLSDRGTGQALGVVTDVGMFLELLDKNLGEGK; from the coding sequence ATGACCAAGAAACACGTGAAGCCTTCGCTCCAGGAAGTTGTGGAGGCCGAAGGCCACCTGATCGACTCCCACATCATGGAGCAGATTTTCGACACCGTCGTCGAATACCACGGCCGGTTTGAGGTGGAGCATTTCCACATTGGCCGCACCAATGCCGACCCGTCGCGTTTGCGCCTGCGCGTGGAGGCGCCTACGCCGGTCGACCTGGACAAGATGCTGGGCCAGTTGATCGGGCTGGGCTGCACACCGGCCGACGGCAGCGACGCTGTGTTCCAGACCGTTGAGGGCGACCGGTGCGCTCCGGAGGACTTCTATTCGACGACCAACCACCGCACGCTGGTGCGCCGCGACGGCGAGTGGCAAGTGGTGGAGAATCAACGGATGGATGCACTCATCGTGTGGGCCGAAGGCAAGCCCTGGGCCCGCCGGTTGCGAGACATCAAAGCTGGCGATGAGGTCGTAGTGGGCATGCGCGGCATCCGGGTCATCCCCGAATCGAAGGAACGCGACCGTCTCGCTTTCGCCTTCATGTCAAACGGCATTTCCAGCGAACGCCAGGTGGACACGGCCGTCCGGCAGACCGCGGCCATGATGCGCGCGGCCAAGGAGGCGGGCCAGAAGATTGTGATCGTGGCCGGCCCCGTCGTCGTTCACACCGGTGGAGCCAAGTCGATTGCCGGGCTCATCCGCAAGGGCTATGTCAGCGCCGTGCTGGCCGGCAATGCGCTGGGTGTCCACGACGCCGAAGCCGCCATGATCGGCACCTCGCTGGGCGTACGTCTGAGCGACGGCCGACAGGAAGAGCACGGCCACCGCAATCACATGCGGGCGATCAATGCCATCTATCACGCCGGCTCCATCGCTGGGGCGGTGCAGAGCGGAAAGCTGAAGAAAGGCATTCTCTTTGAATGCGTTAGCCGCAACGTGCCGTTCGTGCTGGCGGGCAGCCTGCGCGACGACGGCCCGTTGCCCGACACCATCACGGACATGAATGCCGCTCAGGATGCCTACGCGGTGCATCTGCGCGGCGCGGGTCTGGTTCTGTGCCTGGGGTCGATGTTGCATTCCATCGCGGTCGGCAATATGCTGCCCAGTTGGGTGAAGACCGTTTGCGTGGACATTAACCCGGCCGTAGCCACCAAGTTAAGCGACCGTGGTACTGGCCAGGCTTTGGGTGTAGTCACCGACGTCGGGATGTTTCTGGAGTTGCTCGATAAGAATCTGGGGGAAGGAAAGTAA
- a CDS encoding cation:proton antiporter, with the protein MSHADLPASHSEPGDAESNSTSEVPIHDTQLILTITGGLSAALLLGYLTQRVGLSPIVGYLLAGLLVGPHTPGFVADRALADQLAEIGVILLMFGVGLHFHLKDLLAVRTVALTGALCQSLAATALGAVTAHALGWSWPSGIVFGLALSVASTVVLTRVLSDNGDLHTRTGRISIGWLVVEDLFTVLVLVLLPALFGPGAQNQSGLPLALGMAVLKIAVLAVFTFVVGGRLIPRLLARIAATHSRELFTLAVLAIALGIAVASAYWFGASMALGAFLAGMVVGQSEFSQRAASEALPMRDAFAVLFFVSVGMLFDPKQLLHTGWAAAAAFAIVLVGKPLAAFVIVTLLGHGSKVALGVAAALAQIGEFSFILAAVGKSLKILSEDAANILVAVSIASIALNPLLYRLVGPMEAYLRRRPALWQRLNRGDLPADDSGSPSPARPDHRAVVIGYGPIGQTVTHLLAERGIEPTVIELNVETVRRLRGQGIAAVYGDASQREILESAGVSDAVSLILTPPATAEFTEIIRIAREINPSIQVVARSAFHGETAGIRSAGATHVFSGEGEVALAMTVYILQQLGVTPEQLDRERDRVRAFLAT; encoded by the coding sequence GTGTCTCATGCGGATCTCCCGGCGAGCCATTCCGAGCCGGGCGATGCGGAATCCAATTCAACTTCGGAGGTCCCCATTCACGATACGCAGCTGATTCTCACCATCACGGGCGGCCTTTCCGCCGCGCTGTTGCTGGGCTACCTCACACAGAGAGTCGGACTGTCCCCCATTGTCGGGTATCTGCTGGCTGGCCTCCTGGTGGGCCCGCACACGCCTGGCTTTGTGGCCGACCGGGCGCTGGCCGATCAATTGGCCGAGATTGGCGTCATTCTGCTGATGTTTGGCGTCGGCCTGCACTTTCACCTTAAGGATCTGCTGGCGGTGCGCACAGTGGCCTTGACCGGCGCCCTCTGCCAGAGTCTGGCGGCCACCGCCCTCGGCGCGGTCACCGCCCACGCGCTGGGTTGGAGTTGGCCGTCCGGCATCGTCTTCGGCCTGGCGCTGTCGGTTGCCAGTACTGTCGTCCTGACGAGGGTGCTCTCGGATAACGGCGATCTGCACACTCGGACCGGGCGTATTTCCATTGGCTGGCTGGTGGTGGAGGACCTCTTCACCGTGCTGGTTCTGGTCCTGCTGCCGGCTTTGTTTGGTCCTGGCGCGCAAAACCAGTCAGGATTACCGCTGGCGCTGGGCATGGCCGTGCTCAAGATTGCCGTTCTCGCCGTCTTTACGTTTGTCGTCGGTGGACGCCTGATTCCACGCCTGTTAGCCCGGATCGCGGCTACGCATTCGCGCGAACTCTTCACGTTGGCCGTGCTGGCCATTGCCCTGGGCATCGCGGTCGCGTCCGCTTACTGGTTTGGAGCCTCCATGGCGTTGGGCGCCTTCCTGGCGGGCATGGTTGTCGGCCAGTCGGAGTTCAGCCAGCGGGCCGCGTCGGAGGCGCTGCCGATGCGCGACGCGTTCGCCGTGCTGTTCTTTGTCTCCGTTGGTATGTTGTTTGATCCAAAGCAGTTACTCCACACGGGCTGGGCGGCCGCGGCGGCCTTCGCAATTGTTCTTGTGGGGAAGCCACTGGCGGCGTTTGTGATCGTCACGCTGTTGGGGCATGGATCCAAGGTCGCCTTGGGCGTGGCCGCGGCGCTGGCGCAGATCGGTGAGTTCTCGTTCATTCTGGCAGCCGTGGGTAAGAGCCTGAAGATCCTTTCCGAAGACGCCGCCAACATCCTGGTGGCCGTCTCCATCGCCTCGATCGCCCTGAATCCACTGCTCTACCGCCTGGTGGGCCCGATGGAGGCCTATCTGCGGCGCCGCCCCGCGCTGTGGCAGCGGTTGAACCGGGGCGATCTGCCCGCGGACGACAGTGGATCGCCCAGCCCGGCCAGACCCGACCACCGTGCGGTGGTCATCGGGTACGGACCCATCGGCCAGACGGTTACGCATCTGCTGGCGGAACGTGGAATCGAACCCACGGTCATAGAACTGAACGTTGAGACCGTCCGGCGGTTGCGCGGCCAAGGCATCGCGGCGGTTTACGGCGACGCGAGTCAACGGGAGATTCTGGAAAGCGCCGGAGTGTCGGATGCGGTCAGCCTGATTCTCACCCCACCGGCTACGGCGGAATTCACCGAGATCATCCGCATTGCGCGGGAGATTAACCCGTCGATCCAGGTGGTGGCGCGGTCCGCGTTTCACGGCGAAACGGCAGGCATCCGGTCGGCCGGCGCGACGCACGTCTTCTCGGGCGAAGGGGAAGTCGCTCTCGCCATGACTGTCTATATTTTGCAGCAACTTGGCGTCACGCCGGAGCAACTCGACCGGGAACGTGACCGCGTGCGCGCTTTTCTGGCGACCTGA